In a single window of the Necator americanus strain Aroian chromosome X, whole genome shotgun sequence genome:
- a CDS encoding hypothetical protein (NECATOR_CHRX.G22909.T1): MLLNYSFTIEYINTKDFCQVDALSRLLSPKSSIPQDYVIASIDADVTTEFSENCYHLSVSIGTASQANRLIQLVIDYTKSGNWPQVNHHSPLWHYYNRRNTMTTVEGCLLTASRIVILKSLRHHVLSALHKAHPGQTRMKMLARSFVYWPTMDLDIEKLKTCPKCASVAKNPIKAELSPKPHSP; encoded by the coding sequence ATGCTGCTCAACTACAGCTTCACTATCGAGTACATCAATACAAAGGATTTCTGCCAAGTGGACGCTCTTTCACGCCTCCTCTCGCCAAAATCATCGATACCGCAGGACTACGTGATCGCCTCAATAGATGCTGATGTCACTACTGAATTTTCAGAGAATTGTTATCATCTTTCAGTATCCATTGGGACTGCTTCGCAAGCCAATCGTCTTATTCAGCTGGTGATCGACTATACGAAATCCGGAAACTGGCCCCAAGTCAACCACCATTCTCCTCTGTGGCACTACTACAACCGCAGAAATACCATGACGACAGTCGAAGGATGTCTGCTAACTGCATCCCGCATAGTGATTCTAAAATCACTTCGACATCATGTTCTTTCAGCACTACACAAAGCTCATCCAGGCCAAACAAGGATGAAAATGCTTGCAAGAAGCTTTGTCTATTGGCCTACGATGGATTTGGACATCGAAAAACTCAAGACCTGCCCAAAATGTGCGTCTGTGGCAAAGAATCCGATCAAAGCTGAACTATCGCCGAAACCACACTCGCCGTAG
- a CDS encoding hypothetical protein (NECATOR_CHRX.G22911.T1): protein MLSREKYDAFRIGSANNEPINVRRCYECNFIIDGHRSYGNGRALLFIAWLNQSVSSIGSGRRLKAATHYQHALWIVPLHSTTFGLKPVPGIFQQYMDALIAGLDGTAAYLDDILVTGRTIGEHNARLEVVFKRIQDYGLRVRLDKCAFLQAEITYLRFVIKAQGLQSTSLF, encoded by the coding sequence TCTGCCAACAACGAGCCGATCAACGTCCGACGATGCTACGAATGCAACTTCATCATTGATGGTCATCGAAGCTATGGTAACGGGAGGGCGCTACTTTTCATAGCTTGGCTCAACCAAAGCGTATCTTCAATTGGAAGTGGGCGACGTCTCAAAGCAGCTACTCACTATCAACACGCACTGTGGATTGTACCGCTTCATTCGACTACCTTTGGATTGAAACCAGTTCCTGGTATATTCCAACAATATATGGATGCTCTTATCGCTGGATTAGATGGAACTGCCGCCTATCTCGACGACATACTGGTTACTGGTAGAACCATCGGCGAACACAATGCCCGATTAGAGGTCGTATTCAAGCGGATTCAAGACTACGGACTTCGCGTTCGACTCGACAAATGTGCTTTTCTGCAGGCGGAGATCACCTACCTTAGGTTCGTCATCAAGGCGCAAGGACTTCAGTCAACTTCGCTCTTTTGA